From a region of the Enterobacter sp. JBIWA008 genome:
- a CDS encoding YfaZ family outer membrane protein — protein MKKVALVGFGLMVVSAAANAISINGSAGQDYTHLGFGMGTETSGLAMTGGWTHNDDDGDAASLGLGLNVPLGPFLATVGGKGIYTNPNDGDEGYAAAVGGGLQWKIGDSFGLFGEYYYSPDSLSSGIESYEEANAGARWTIMRPITIEAGYRYLNLAGKDGNRDNALADGPYVGVSAGF, from the coding sequence ATGAAAAAAGTGGCATTAGTGGGCTTCGGCCTGATGGTTGTATCTGCGGCGGCTAACGCCATCAGCATTAACGGCTCGGCGGGTCAGGATTATACCCACCTGGGCTTTGGCATGGGTACCGAGACTTCCGGTCTGGCGATGACCGGCGGCTGGACGCATAACGATGACGACGGCGACGCGGCCAGCCTCGGCCTGGGTCTGAACGTTCCTCTTGGCCCGTTCCTGGCCACTGTCGGGGGTAAAGGTATCTATACCAACCCTAATGACGGTGACGAAGGGTACGCGGCGGCAGTGGGCGGCGGCCTGCAGTGGAAAATTGGCGACAGCTTCGGCCTGTTTGGTGAGTACTACTATTCGCCGGACTCCCTCTCAAGCGGTATCGAAAGCTATGAAGAGGCCAACGCCGGCGCGCGCTGGACCATCATGCGTCCGATTACCATCGAAGCGGGCTATCGCTATCTGAACCTGGCCGGCAAAGACGGCAACCGCGACAACGCGCTGGCCGACGGCCCGTACGTGGGCGTCAGCGCAGGCTTCTAA
- a CDS encoding nicotinamide mononucleotide deamidase-related protein YfaY — translation MINVEMLSTGDEVLHGQIIDTNAAWLADLFFEQGLPLTRRNTVGDNLESLVAILRERSEHCDVLIVNGGLGPTGDDLSALAAATAKGEGLVLHEAWLSQMERFFSERGRIMAPSNRKQAEIPASAELVDNPVGTACGFAMQLNRCLMFFTPGVPSEFKVMVEQQILPRLRDRFTLPEPPLCLRLTTFGRSESDLAQSLDPLPLPPGVSMGYRSSMPIIELKLTGPAEQKEAMLALWPEVQRVAGESLIFEGTEGLPAQIAAQLQSRQLSVTLSEQFTGGLLALQLSRVNAPLLASEVVPFQQETLAQTARWASERRVKHFAGLALFVGGLDEEYLNFALATPEGTWALRLKMSITRHSLAVRQEVCAMMALNMLRRWLNGKEVASEHGWIHVVESLFIE, via the coding sequence ATGATTAACGTGGAGATGTTATCCACCGGCGACGAAGTGCTGCATGGACAAATTATTGATACCAATGCTGCCTGGCTTGCCGATCTTTTCTTTGAGCAAGGATTACCGTTAACGCGCCGCAATACGGTGGGCGACAATCTTGAGTCGCTGGTCGCTATTCTGCGCGAGCGCAGCGAACACTGCGACGTGCTGATTGTGAATGGCGGACTCGGCCCCACCGGTGACGATCTCAGCGCGCTGGCCGCCGCGACCGCAAAAGGCGAAGGGCTGGTGCTGCACGAGGCGTGGCTTTCGCAGATGGAGCGCTTTTTCTCCGAACGTGGTCGCATCATGGCTCCCAGCAACCGCAAACAGGCTGAAATTCCCGCCAGCGCCGAGCTGGTCGATAACCCGGTGGGTACCGCGTGTGGGTTTGCCATGCAACTGAACCGCTGCCTGATGTTCTTCACGCCGGGCGTGCCCTCAGAATTTAAAGTGATGGTCGAGCAGCAGATCCTGCCGCGCCTTCGCGACCGTTTTACCCTGCCTGAACCGCCGCTTTGCCTGCGCCTGACCACCTTTGGCCGCTCGGAAAGCGATCTGGCCCAGAGCCTTGACCCTCTCCCGCTGCCGCCGGGCGTCTCCATGGGCTACCGCTCCTCCATGCCGATCATTGAACTCAAGCTGACAGGCCCGGCGGAGCAGAAAGAGGCGATGCTGGCCCTGTGGCCCGAGGTGCAGCGCGTGGCGGGCGAAAGCCTGATCTTTGAAGGGACGGAAGGGTTGCCCGCGCAGATTGCGGCGCAGCTGCAGTCGCGTCAGCTGAGCGTGACCTTAAGCGAGCAGTTCACCGGTGGCCTGCTGGCGCTGCAGCTTTCACGCGTCAACGCGCCGCTGCTGGCCAGCGAAGTGGTGCCGTTCCAGCAGGAGACTCTGGCGCAGACCGCCCGCTGGGCTTCCGAGAGAAGGGTGAAGCATTTTGCCGGTCTGGCGCTGTTCGTCGGGGGGCTGGACGAGGAATACCTTAACTTCGCGCTGGCGACGCCGGAAGGCACATGGGCCCTGCGGCTAAAAATGAGCATCACCCGCCACAGCCTGGCGGTGCGTCAGGAGGTCTGCGCCATGATGGCGTTGAACATGCTGCGCCGCTGGTTGAATGGCAAAGAGGTTGCCAGCGAGCACGGCTGGATCCATGTGGTCGAGTCGCTGTTCATCGAGTAA